The sequence below is a genomic window from Dioscorea cayenensis subsp. rotundata cultivar TDr96_F1 chromosome 6, TDr96_F1_v2_PseudoChromosome.rev07_lg8_w22 25.fasta, whole genome shotgun sequence.
TATCCTGATAGGATTCTGATTGCCTCCATTATGGAGGAATATGACAAAGCTGCTTGGCAAGAGCTTATTGAGAGAGTGGAGGAAACTGGAGTGGTACATTTTTGCTTTATCAACAATCAGTTTCTCTGATAATAATTCATCTTATTCTGACTTTAGTCTAATATAGAAGTTTGTTCCATCTTGTTATTAAGGATGCCCTTGAAATCAATTTCTCATGCCCTCATGGCATGCCAGAACGAAAAATGGGAGCTGCTGTGGGACAAGATTGTGCCCTACTGGAGGAAGTGTGCGGGTGGATAAATGAGAAGGCTACTGTTCCTGTTTGGGCAAAAATGACTCCCAACATAACAGATATTTCACAGGTAAATTTCTGGCATCTACATGTTTCTGTTAGTTGATTTTATTCTCAGCATATTGTTGTGAACTTTTAGGGTTAGTTTGATTGTGAATACAGAAATGTCTATGTTTGATACTTGGTTTAAAAGTTAATGTTCTCTAGAATAAGGGCTTGTTACTTTGATCTGCAATTAATAGAATTGATAGATTTGGAATAATTTAGCCTGGAAATTGACAAGTATTTTCCCTCTTGACGAGTGTTCTCCAAATCTATCAATTAATAGAATTGATAGATTTGGAATAATTTAGCCTGGAACTTGATGAGTATTTTCCCTCTTGATGAGTGTTCTCCAAATCTATCAATTCTATTAATTGATAGATTTGGAATAATTTAGCCTGTAAATTGACGAGTATTTTCTCTCTTGATAAGTATCTACAGCTAAATTTCACTGTTTGGTAGGATGGCATTTTCATGGGTTATTCACTTTAGCCTCCAAAGATTAGTGATTGATATAACTTCAGGAgttagaaatgaaaaagatagcTTGGatagtaattttgaaaaagagttgctgcgtgtgtgtgtgtgacctAGGCATGAGTTTGATTTATGTGGTTAGTTCTTCGCAATGATATTACTGTAAATACATTTTCTTCTTGGAGGTGACATCACTTCATCTCAAATGTCAAATAATGATGTGGAGTAGTGGGGTTGAATGTGAGCTATGAGCTATGAGAAGAAGTTAGgcttatcaaataaaattaattacagaATGTGTTTTAACTTCTGCAATTGGCTAGTCAATTTAATTTCTTGTTGATCACTGGCTGTTGTTATCTACTATTCTTTTTCTTGGTgtataagaacaaaaaatacGGTATTTAGTTGATATTTCAATTGCTTCTGTCTCATGTTACTTGTAATATGGTACTCAATTGGTCTGTTTAAGATTATAGATTTTGTACTCATGTTGTGCTTATACCAGTTATCATGTTTTTCTCCTTAAATGGTGTTTGTGTTGACTCTGTGCTATTTCTATGTTATTTAGCCAGCCAGGATTGCTTTGAAATCTGGATGTGAAGGTGTTGCTGCTATCAATACCATCATGAGTGTAATGGGCATTGATCTCAATACTCTTCGCCCAGAACCTTGTGTCGAAGGGTTAGTCCTTATTGGATTGACTTATATTCATCAAAGGTTCTTCTTCCTTAGAAATGGTATCTCGCAGGTACTCCACACCTGGAGGCTATTCAGCCAAGGCTGTGCATCCTATTGCGCTTGGTAAAGTGATGAGCATTGCCCAGATGATGAAATCAGAATTTAGTGAAGGAGATTATTCACTTTCTGGTATTGGAGGAGTGGAAACAGGTGGTGATGCAGCAGAGTTTATTTTGCTTGGATCAAATACTGTTCAGGTTCACTCCATTTGAATACctttatttgcatgcttaacTTTTTGTCTGTTTGTCTTTTTTGGATGTttgttttttgcatttttatttgttcatttgaGTCATCCACTACTGCTCATTCATGATATATAGGATTCCTTATCTTTGACAACTTTTCAGGTCCACTCCATTCAAATATGTAAGTTTCTATTGCATTTATCATGGACTTCCACAAACCTCACTTTTGAGGATACCTGTTTGACGGGACATCCCCATTGCCACACTAATTTTTCCCCCTGCATCTACTACATCCGGCTCTTGTAATGCTTTGGCAACTAAACAGTATTAACTAATGTGAATACTCAAGTTTTTTCAATTAACTTCAGGGAAACAAATACACTTTACAATATCAGTTAATGTAATTTCACATTGAAGGGCTGAGTGAGATCTTGTGGTTTTCAATGATACAACCACATAATTCATCACCATCTTTCTCAATGGGACCGTCTAATTTATGGCTTAAATTACTAATTACAAACACACCATGTTTCCAGACTTGATTCTACTTATGGTATATTAGTGGCTTCTTTAATTATTGCAATCTAAAGAGTTTTAACAGTGTTCCCCCCAATCATAGGTATGCACTGGTGTGATGATGCATGGTTATGGCCTGGTGAAGAAGCTCTGTTCTGAGTTGAAGGATTTCATGAGAAAGCACAACTTCTCATCAATAGAAGATTTCAGAgggtaaaataaataacaaataaaaccaaGTGATATACTCTACTGGCGTGAAGCATTTTCAAACATTGCAAACTCGGGGAGATCAATTCATATTCATATTCCTATTACAGTTTCTGCGAATATGTTAGCATGTGTATTGTCTTCTTTTCATTCATACTGATAACTCGCAATTGTATAATTATTTCAGGGCCTCCCTTCCATATTTTACTACACACACTGATTTGGTTAAGCGGCAGCAAGAGGCAATCAAAGAGAGGAAAGCAGTGAAAAAAGGCTTGCAGTCCGATAGAGACTGGACTGGTGACGGTTTCGTGAAAGAGactgaaagcatggtttcaaaCTAAAGGACCTCAGCAAACAAGGATTTCTTCTGCCTTCTCTGTCAGCGTATGGTTTTCAATATGATGAAAACAAGAACTTCACTATTTATGTCAAGCATGTGTTTATATTTCTCTGAATTATAGCAAACAATTGTACGAACCAAATGCATTTGGCATCTTGTTAAACTGAATGAATGCATTCTTTGTCATAATTACATACTATTACTCTCCAAATTGTTGCTAAATTTACAGGTTGTTGAAAACCGATATCTCAACCTTATCATCTCTACTATTATTTAGAAGACAAGGACGATCACTCTTCTCTGAGGAAGCGATATGTTGTCGAATAACAACACGCCACATGCCCGTCTGGCCCAATAACAGACCGAAGAAGTTCATGTTCAGTGTGTGGTGAGTGTCTCTTATACTTTAGCTTTCTTATGTGTTGTGCTATTTCCACTTTGATTCAATACATCTCCTCCAACAGCTCAGTTTGGAAGTTTGTGTGGTCttaaaacttgtttttattgtctcaGATATTCAGAAAAACAAATTGGTGATGGAATTCAGAGTGGTGGAAATCAGATGTGGCCTTGCAATTCATGCCCCACTCATTCCTTAATGGAACATTTGAAGAGGTTGATGAAACAGGTCATGGTCcaattctctttctttcctttttgttaaatcaaatcacaaaaaagCATGTCACAAACATTGTAGAAGAAGAGTCTGAGTTGTTATCAAATGGATAAGAAGTGCATGTTCTTTCTCTTGTCCCTTTTTTACTCTGCTTTGTACTCAAATAAGCCATTCCAATCCTTTGTagatatttattgaattttgtaTCTTTTCTGGAATTCAATGCTCATTGCTTCATTTGATTACTCTTTTATAAATCTTTGgttaatcaatatttaaaatctaATTTAGTTCTTTATCGTTATCGATAAATGAAATTGAAACAGTTGTTTATCGTTATCGTTATCGATGATTATTGAGAGGGATTAACTGTGATGGTTCTATTAATAGAGTACATAATCACAGACAAAGCCTTAATCAAAACTGAGAATTTTGAGCCacacttttgttttgattacaTGAATATGATGCAAGTCTTTGCTCATGctatttatataattcattAGACTAATTTTTTGGTATATATGAAATGACACATGTACCCCTCGgaaattttcatttcatataACCCCAAGAGAATTTGATTATTGTTGCATATTACAAAGTTTTTATTAGTGGTT
It includes:
- the LOC120263834 gene encoding dihydropyrimidine dehydrogenase (NADP(+)), chloroplastic; protein product: MATSSLTRIAAGGGGMLGCGRTRRCESDLRSGRNLSMRIRAVDDGAAVEPDLSVRVNGLEMPNPFVIGSGPPGTNYTVMKRAFDEGWGAVIAKTVSLDAAKVVNVTPRYARLRTGSNGSAKGQIIGWENIELISDRPLETMLNEFKQLKKEYPDRILIASIMEEYDKAAWQELIERVEETGVDALEINFSCPHGMPERKMGAAVGQDCALLEEVCGWINEKATVPVWAKMTPNITDISQPARIALKSGCEGVAAINTIMSVMGIDLNTLRPEPCVEGYSTPGGYSAKAVHPIALGKVMSIAQMMKSEFSEGDYSLSGIGGVETGGDAAEFILLGSNTVQVCTGVMMHGYGLVKKLCSELKDFMRKHNFSSIEDFRGASLPYFTTHTDLVKRQQEAIKERKAVKKGLQSDRDWTGDGFVKETESMVSN